The DNA segment GGATTTCGTTTAGGGAAACCGGCGAGCGAGATTAACCTTGGACAGCTGATCCGTGCGTTAGAGAACTCTCTGGCACCGATTGATTGCAGCAAACCTTACTGCCGTTTCACTCCCGCCTGTCAGTTGAAGGGCGTGTTAGCCCAAGCCGTTGAGGCGTATTTAAATGTGCTCGATCAATACAGCCTGCAGGACATTGTTAGTAATCGAAATGAGCTGCTGGCACTGCTGCCTGATATGACTATTTCTGTCTTACAGTTGGATTAGCGCCTTTCTCATGGGCTAGTTCGATGGGCAACAAGTTTGATGTCGGCACTAGCTCAATCCCTTCCGCCTTTAGGCGCGCTAAGTTCGTTTTTAAGAAGTGAATGGTTTCGGGGTAAGGATGGGCTATAGCCACCAGACTGCCTTGCGCGTGAGCCTGACTAATCATCAAATTAAACTGTTTTTCCAGCGCTGCGGCACTGACGTCATTATCGAGAAAGAGTTGGCGTCGTAGCAGTGGCACGCCGAGTAAATCGGCTTTATCTCCCGCCTTAGTAAACTTGGTTGTCATACTATCGACAAAGTAGAGCTGCTTCTGCTTTAGCGTTTCCATCACCCATAGCATAGGATCATCGAGCTGCGTTAGCAGGCTTCCCATATGATTGTTGGCGCCTTTAGCAAAGGGCACACTGGCGATGGCTGCAAGTACACTGCTACGTATCTGTGCTTCGCTCATATTATTCGTTAAACCACCAACACCTAGGGCTTTACCATTGAGAGCCTGCATGGGTAAGTGCAGCATAATCTCATGGCCTTTGGCGTGCGCGGCTTTGGCTAATTTATTACTGAGCGGTGTGTGTGGCAGCACCGACAAGGTGACGGTGCTTGGGAGTGACAGCACGGCTTCGTCGGTGTGTCGGTAGCCAATATCATCGATGATCAAGGCAATTTGAGCCGCATTGCTTGGCGCAATGCACAGGGCCCAAAGGGTCAATATGTAAAATAGACGCACTATTTCTTCTTATTAGTCATGATGTCGCATCCAAGCGATAGCAGAGGTCACTAGGCTGTCTTGGCTAACATCGGTTCGTGCTGAGATGGCGTCGATTATAGCCATATTCTTTTGATTGGAACCAGTTTCGGTTACAACTTTAATGTCGGGCACTATGCCGATATTGTGAATGTTTTCCCCTCTTGGCGTGTTGTACTGGGC comes from the Shewanella mangrovisoli genome and includes:
- a CDS encoding divergent polysaccharide deacetylase family protein → MRLFYILTLWALCIAPSNAAQIALIIDDIGYRHTDEAVLSLPSTVTLSVLPHTPLSNKLAKAAHAKGHEIMLHLPMQALNGKALGVGGLTNNMSEAQIRSSVLAAIASVPFAKGANNHMGSLLTQLDDPMLWVMETLKQKQLYFVDSMTTKFTKAGDKADLLGVPLLRRQLFLDNDVSAAALEKQFNLMISQAHAQGSLVAIAHPYPETIHFLKTNLARLKAEGIELVPTSNLLPIELAHEKGANPTVRQK
- a CDS encoding Rrf2 family transcriptional regulator, which translates into the protein MQLTRYTDFGVRTLMYLAVQPDRTTLFRIAEITEVFDLSPNHVSKIVHHLGKLGYLETIRGKMGGFRLGKPASEINLGQLIRALENSLAPIDCSKPYCRFTPACQLKGVLAQAVEAYLNVLDQYSLQDIVSNRNELLALLPDMTISVLQLD